In the genome of Natator depressus isolate rNatDep1 chromosome 21, rNatDep2.hap1, whole genome shotgun sequence, one region contains:
- the SLC45A3 gene encoding solute carrier family 45 member 3 has protein sequence MAQKAWVSMLFHNRKAQLLLVNSLTFGLEVCLAAGITYVPPLLLEVGVEEKFMTMVLGIGPVLGLVFVPLIGSASDHWRSSYGRRRPFIWVLCLGVLLSLFIIPHAGRLAGFFALSAHPLEIAFLILGVGLLDFCGQVCFTPLEALLSDLFQEPDNCRQAFSMYAFMISLGGCIGYLLPAIDWASSFLAPYLGGQEKCLFSLLTIIFLGCVLATLFVTEEAVGQVDALAGPVLKDSTPKPSSPSGCSCRVSKSLLRARHVVQALRDLCTLIPRLRGLCCRIPKVIRRLFVAELCSWMALMTFMLFYTDFVGEGLYQGVPRAEPGTEARRHYDEGVRVGSLGLFLQCVISIFFSTIMDRLVKQFGTRAVYLASVAFFPLVPFVICFSQSILVVTVSAALTGFTFSALQILPYTLASLYHHDKQVFLHKYKSKEEEDAAQLDKKSGFPKGPLSSQKPTYQNGHAGGLFSSPPAASSAMCVGSPCEVSLMMRVGDSDPAAPGRGICVDLAILDSAFLLSQVVPSLVMGSIVQFTQSVTAYMVFATGLGLVAIYFATKVVFDKSDMAKYSV, from the exons ATGGCTCAGAAAGCGTGGGTCAGCATGCTCTTCCACAACCGCAAAGCCCAGCTCCTGCTGGTCAACTCCCTGACCTTCGGCCTGGAGGTCTGCCTGGCTGCTGGGATCACCTACGTGCCACCGCTCTTGCTGGAAGTGGGTGTGGAGGAGAAGTTCATGACCATGGTTTTGG GGATCGGGCCTGTCCTGGGCCTTGTCTTTGTACCGCTGATTGGCTCCGCCAGCGACCACTGGCGCAGCAGCTACGGCCGGCGGCGGCCCTTCATCTGGGTCTTGTGCCTGGGAGTCCTGCTGAGCCTCTTCATCATCCCCCATGCCGGTCGCCTGGCAGGCTTCTTCGCCCTCAGTGCCCACCCCCTGGAGATTGCTTTCCTCATCCTGGGCGTTGGCTTGCTGGACTTCTGCGGCCAGGTCTGCTTCACTCCCCTAGAGGCCTTGCTCTCGGACCTCTTCCAGGAGCCTGACAACTGCCGGCAGGCTTTCTCCATGTACGCCTTCATGATCAGCCTGGGTGGCTGCATCGGCTATCTGCTTCCGGCCATCGACTGGGCCAGTAGCTTCCTGGCCCCTTAcctgggggggcaggagaagtGTCTCTTCAGCCTCCTCACCATCATCTTCCTGGGCTGCGTCCTGGCCACCCTCTTTGTGACAGAGGAAGCAGTGGGGCAGGTGGATGCTCTGGCAGGCCCTGTACTGAAGGACTCTACCCCCAAGCCCTCGTCCCCCAGCGGCTGCTCTTGCCGGGTTTCCAAAAGCCTCTTGCGAGCCAGGCATGTGGTCCAGGCCTTGAGGGACCTCTGCACATTGATCCCACGGCTGCGTGGCCTCTGCTGCCGCATCCCCAAGGTGATCCGGCGGCTCTTCGTGGCCGAGCTGTGCAGCTGGATGGCCCTCATGACTTTCATGCTGTTCTACACTGACTTTGTTGGCGAAGGGCTGTACCAGGGTGTTCCCAGGGCCGAACCGGGAACAGAAGCCAGACGTCACTATGATGAAG GCGTCCGCGTGGGCAGCCTGGGCCTGTTCCTCCAATGCGTCATCTCCATCTTCTTCTCGACAATCATGGACCGGCTGGTGAAGCAGTTTGGGACCCGGGCGGTCTACCTGGCCAGCGTGGCATTCTTCCCCCTGGTTCCCTTCGTCATATGCTTCTCCCAGAGCATCCTCGTCGTTACCGTCTCGGCTGCCCTGACGGGCTTCACCTTCTCTGCGCTCCAGATCCTGCCGTACACCCTGGCGTCGCTGTACCACCATGACAAGCAG GTATTTTTGCATAAGTACAAAAGCAAAGAAGAGGAAGATGCTGCTCAGCTGGATAAGAAATCAGGCTTCCCCAAAGGCCCCCTCTCCAGCCAGAAGCCGACCTAccagaatggccatgctgggggcctcttctcctctcctccagctgccaGCTCGGCCATGTGCGTCGGCTCCCCCTGCGAGGTCTCGCTCATGATGAGGGTGGGAGACTCTGACCCTGCAGCACCCGGTCGAGGGATCTGCGTGGACCTGGCCATTTTAGACAGCGCTTTCCTCCTTTCTCAGGTGGTCCCGTCCCTTGTCATGGGGTCGATCGTCCAGTTTACACAGTCGGTGACTGCCTACATGGTGTTCGCCACCGGCCTCGGGTTGGTGGCTATTTACTTTGCAACCAAAGTCGTCTTTGATAAAAGCGACATGGCCAAGTATTCGGTGTGA